A genome region from Acinetobacter lwoffii includes the following:
- a CDS encoding DciA family protein, producing MSEPVNVFQQTRKQIKTGNFSFLSSQVAAWQKLTKLVQPLLPQPERWQVVCYQNGVLTITGENQAMISQLAYLQKQYISQLSQINELTDLTKLQVCLRNPSQTPPVSATPERALNAETQELLRSAADFISDPKLSQALLRLASNKK from the coding sequence ATGTCGGAACCTGTCAACGTTTTTCAACAAACAAGAAAACAGATAAAAACAGGAAACTTTTCGTTTCTCTCGTCACAAGTCGCTGCCTGGCAGAAACTTACGAAACTCGTACAACCGCTATTGCCCCAACCGGAACGCTGGCAAGTTGTCTGCTATCAAAATGGTGTGTTAACGATTACCGGTGAAAATCAGGCCATGATCAGTCAATTGGCCTATCTTCAAAAGCAATACATTTCACAACTCTCTCAAATAAATGAATTAACAGATCTTACTAAACTTCAAGTTTGCTTGCGGAATCCTTCGCAAACGCCACCTGTTTCAGCAACACCTGAAAGAGCCTTAAATGCAGAAACACAAGAATTACTTCGTAGTGCTGCTGACTTTATAAGCGACCCTAAGCTTAGCCAAGCTTTACTA
- a CDS encoding M23 family metallopeptidase, translating into MHMRRILLAFSLSVSAASVAFADLVNLNQENGSTDRIEQLTRTLAQGAYTHPDDIDIPAQTKLNVQLREKPVELNNRTLAQKYANTSSNKAAANSAYSWLISHPLPNSRVSSNYGGRTMSGRAENHSGLDLAAPSGTPIYATGPGIVTKSGWGTGYGQYVEINHGNGYLTRYAHASRLIARVGEQVQAGDHIANVGCTGRCTGPHLHYEVVKDGQRKNPSTYLAMLP; encoded by the coding sequence ATGCATATGCGACGTATTTTGTTGGCATTTTCTTTATCAGTTTCAGCGGCTTCGGTTGCGTTCGCAGATTTAGTCAATCTAAATCAAGAAAATGGTTCAACAGATCGTATCGAGCAATTGACGCGTACTCTGGCACAGGGTGCATATACTCATCCAGATGATATCGATATTCCAGCACAGACTAAATTGAATGTTCAACTTCGTGAGAAACCAGTTGAACTGAACAATCGAACGCTTGCTCAGAAGTATGCCAATACTTCATCCAATAAAGCGGCAGCAAACAGTGCTTATTCTTGGCTAATTTCTCATCCTTTACCTAATTCTCGCGTAAGTTCAAATTACGGTGGCCGTACCATGAGTGGCCGTGCTGAAAATCATTCAGGCCTTGATCTTGCAGCGCCAAGTGGTACACCAATCTATGCAACAGGTCCAGGGATTGTGACCAAATCAGGTTGGGGCACAGGTTATGGTCAATACGTTGAAATCAATCATGGCAATGGCTATTTAACGCGCTATGCCCATGCTTCACGTCTTATTGCACGTGTGGGAGAGCAGGTGCAAGCAGGTGATCATATTGCCAACGTTGGCTGTACTGGTCGCTGTACCGGTCCACACTTACATTATGAAGTAGTAAAAGACGGTCAACGTAAAAACCCATCTACTTATTTGGCCATGTTACCTTAA
- the aceE gene encoding pyruvate dehydrogenase (acetyl-transferring), homodimeric type: MAFYGDTDAQETQEWQDAFDSVLQHMGTERAAFLLEKLYQRAIAKHVPIQRLNTPYLNTISVEEQPAMPGDQDMERRIRALIRWNALAMVLRANKTGDDLGGHLASFASSATLYDVGFNHFFRANSDSFGGDMIYYQGHCAPGIYARSFLEGRLTEEHLNNFRREVGGKGLPSYPHPYLMPDYWQFPTVSMGLGPIMSIYQAHIQKYLMNRGLIKEEDRKVWAYLGDGEMDEPESLGAISLAGREKLDNLIWVVNCNLQRLDGPVRGNGKIIQELESLFRGAGWRVIKVVWGRHWDPLLDKDKSGALKAVMEEAVDGDFQRYQVKGGAYAREKFFGKYPEAAELVKDLSDEDIDNLNRGGHDPYKVFAAYAEACTAKGQPTVILAKTVKGYGLSEEIEAVNKTHQIKKMQINSLKYVRDRFNLPFTDEQLEEVPFYRPSENSPELKYMKARREALGGYLPARRKESEQLAIPGLSVFDSVLAGSNGKEQSTTMVMVRLISALLKEKAIKDRVVPIVPDEARTFGLEGMFRQLGIYAAHGQKYTPEDQEQLMHYREAKDGHMLQEGINEAGAMSAWAALATSYSTNNLPMIPMYMYYSMFGFQRIGDIAWAAGDAQAQGFLLGATAGRTTLNGEGLQHQDGHSHILANTIPNCVSYDPCFGYELAVIVHDGLQRMYVNQERVFYYLTVMNENYEHPEMPKGVEEGIKRGMYLLEEDEKATVQLLGSGVILREVIKAAKILREEYQIHSNVYSVTSFNELARDGMACEEYNRLHPLTEDVKEAWVSKQLRGTEGIVVSATDHMRAYSEQIRAYLPDGRPFVALGTDGYGRSDTRANLRSYFGVDAAHIVVATLKKLADEGEVDARLVKDAISTFELDTDRPVAWAPQETPSVHAVADYKEEN, translated from the coding sequence ATGGCGTTTTATGGCGATACAGACGCGCAAGAAACCCAAGAATGGCAAGATGCATTTGACTCTGTTTTGCAGCACATGGGCACTGAGCGTGCAGCATTTTTGTTAGAAAAACTTTATCAACGCGCAATTGCAAAGCATGTTCCTATTCAGCGTTTAAATACTCCCTACTTAAATACGATTTCTGTTGAAGAACAGCCTGCAATGCCAGGCGACCAGGACATGGAGCGCCGTATTCGCGCGCTGATCCGCTGGAATGCCTTGGCAATGGTATTACGCGCGAATAAAACCGGTGACGATCTCGGTGGTCACCTAGCGAGTTTTGCTTCTTCCGCAACCCTTTATGATGTGGGCTTTAACCACTTCTTCCGTGCCAACAGCGACAGCTTTGGCGGCGACATGATCTATTATCAAGGTCACTGTGCACCGGGTATTTACGCGCGTTCATTTTTAGAAGGCCGTTTGACTGAAGAGCATCTGAATAATTTCCGTCGTGAAGTAGGCGGTAAAGGTCTGCCATCTTATCCGCATCCTTATTTGATGCCGGACTACTGGCAGTTCCCAACCGTATCGATGGGTCTGGGCCCAATCATGTCGATTTATCAGGCACATATTCAAAAGTACCTGATGAACCGTGGCCTGATCAAAGAAGAAGATCGTAAGGTTTGGGCGTATTTGGGCGATGGCGAGATGGATGAGCCGGAAAGCCTGGGTGCAATTTCTCTGGCAGGTCGTGAAAAGCTCGACAACCTGATTTGGGTAGTAAACTGTAACTTACAACGTCTGGATGGTCCGGTACGTGGTAATGGCAAGATCATTCAGGAACTTGAGTCACTATTCCGCGGCGCAGGCTGGCGTGTGATTAAAGTTGTGTGGGGCCGTCATTGGGATCCACTACTGGATAAAGATAAATCCGGCGCACTGAAAGCAGTGATGGAAGAAGCCGTCGATGGCGATTTCCAGCGTTACCAGGTAAAAGGTGGTGCTTATGCACGTGAAAAATTCTTCGGAAAATATCCAGAAGCAGCTGAGTTGGTTAAAGACTTAAGTGACGAAGATATTGATAATCTGAACCGTGGTGGTCACGACCCGTACAAAGTCTTTGCTGCTTATGCCGAAGCATGTACGGCCAAAGGTCAGCCGACCGTGATTCTGGCGAAAACCGTGAAAGGTTATGGTTTGTCCGAGGAAATCGAAGCAGTCAACAAAACTCACCAAATCAAGAAGATGCAAATCAATTCTTTGAAATACGTGCGTGACCGTTTCAATCTTCCTTTCACCGATGAACAGCTTGAAGAAGTACCATTCTACCGTCCAAGCGAAAACTCACCTGAATTGAAATATATGAAGGCACGTCGTGAAGCTTTAGGTGGTTACCTGCCTGCACGTCGTAAAGAAAGTGAACAGCTGGCGATTCCTGGACTTTCAGTATTTGATTCGGTCTTGGCCGGTTCAAATGGTAAAGAACAATCGACCACGATGGTGATGGTGCGTTTAATCTCTGCACTTCTTAAAGAGAAAGCGATTAAAGACCGTGTTGTGCCAATCGTGCCTGATGAAGCCCGTACTTTCGGTCTGGAAGGGATGTTCCGTCAGCTCGGTATTTATGCCGCGCATGGCCAGAAATATACCCCGGAAGACCAAGAACAGCTGATGCATTACCGTGAAGCCAAAGACGGTCACATGTTGCAGGAAGGGATTAACGAAGCCGGTGCGATGAGTGCATGGGCAGCATTGGCAACCAGTTATTCAACCAATAACCTGCCAATGATTCCGATGTACATGTACTACTCGATGTTTGGTTTCCAGCGTATTGGTGATATTGCATGGGCAGCAGGCGATGCACAGGCACAAGGCTTCTTGCTGGGTGCAACTGCGGGTCGTACTACACTGAACGGTGAAGGTTTACAGCATCAGGATGGTCATTCACACATCTTGGCTAATACCATTCCAAACTGTGTTTCTTATGACCCATGTTTCGGTTATGAATTGGCAGTGATCGTGCATGACGGTTTACAACGTATGTATGTGAACCAGGAACGTGTGTTCTATTACCTGACCGTGATGAACGAAAACTACGAACATCCGGAAATGCCAAAAGGTGTTGAAGAAGGCATCAAGCGCGGTATGTACCTGCTTGAGGAAGATGAAAAAGCCACTGTTCAGTTACTGGGCTCAGGTGTGATTCTGCGTGAAGTGATCAAGGCAGCGAAGATTCTTCGTGAGGAATATCAAATTCATTCAAATGTCTACAGCGTAACCAGCTTCAATGAACTGGCACGTGACGGTATGGCATGTGAAGAATACAACCGCTTGCATCCGCTGACTGAAGATGTGAAAGAAGCATGGGTATCGAAACAGCTCCGCGGTACTGAAGGTATTGTGGTGTCTGCAACCGATCATATGCGTGCTTATAGCGAACAGATCCGTGCTTATCTTCCAGATGGCCGTCCATTCGTAGCATTGGGTACTGACGGTTATGGCCGTTCAGATACACGTGCCAACTTGCGTAGTTACTTCGGTGTCGATGCTGCCCATATTGTGGTTGCAACCCTGAAAAAACTGGCAGATGAAGGTGAAGTTGATGCGCGTCTGGTAAAAGATGCGATCTCGACTTTTGAGCTTGATACAGATCGTCCAGTGGCTTGGGCACCTCAAGAAACCCCATCTGTACATGCTGTTGCTGACTACAAAGAGGAGAACTAA
- a CDS encoding 2-oxo acid dehydrogenase subunit E2: protein MQITTPDIGVDKATVAEILVKVGDTIAIDDSIVLLESDKASVEVPSTSAGVVKSILVSQGDEVAEGAVLIELQAEDGNTDVVEPQQADASEKTSENTPTSLPDQEIIQELASHQPKASAAPEAQASSQVVDVQIPDIGVEKATVGEILVAVGDEIEVDQSIVVVESDKATVEVPSTVSGTVESIEIKEGDTIKEGVVILKVKTAVSAASAQTEASQATVAQAAAQEKAVEAPQMSAAPAGNVEVMVPDLGVDKAAVAEILVQVGDTVEKDQSIIVVESDKATVEVPSTTAGVIKAIHVELGQNVSQGIALVTIEAEAQAAAVPVAAKAEEPKAPAAKAASAPAASSTQTVATSDNADKLTKEQSVANSKVYAGPAVRKLARELGVVLADVKASGPHARVMKEDLKAYVKTRLTTPQAAPVAAAAQVAGLPKLPDFSAFGGVEEKALTRLQQVSIPQLSLNNFIPQVTQFDAADITELEAWRNELKGNFKKEGLSLTIMAFIIKAVAHLLKEEREFAGHLADDGKSVLLRNEIHMGIAVATPDGLTVPVLRHPDQKSIKQIATELGTLGQKARDKKLSPKDLQGANFTITSLGSIGGTAFTPLVNWPQVAILGISPATMQPVWNGEGFDPRLMLPLSLSYDHRVINGADAARFTNKLTKLLKDIRTLLI, encoded by the coding sequence ATGCAAATTACGACTCCTGATATTGGTGTAGATAAGGCAACAGTGGCCGAAATTCTGGTCAAAGTCGGTGATACGATCGCGATTGATGACAGCATTGTATTGCTTGAATCTGATAAAGCCTCTGTTGAAGTGCCTAGCACTTCAGCAGGCGTGGTAAAAAGCATTCTGGTCAGCCAGGGTGATGAAGTCGCTGAAGGCGCGGTACTGATTGAGTTACAGGCCGAAGATGGCAACACGGATGTGGTAGAGCCACAGCAAGCAGATGCATCTGAAAAAACTTCAGAAAATACTCCGACTTCATTGCCGGATCAGGAAATCATACAGGAACTGGCGTCGCATCAGCCTAAAGCTTCTGCTGCTCCTGAGGCTCAAGCAAGCTCACAAGTGGTTGATGTACAAATCCCCGATATTGGCGTAGAAAAAGCCACTGTCGGTGAAATCCTGGTCGCTGTCGGTGATGAAATCGAGGTAGATCAAAGTATCGTAGTGGTGGAATCAGACAAGGCGACTGTTGAAGTGCCAAGTACGGTTTCCGGCACGGTGGAATCCATAGAGATTAAAGAAGGCGATACCATTAAAGAAGGTGTGGTCATTCTGAAAGTGAAAACGGCTGTTTCGGCAGCGTCAGCACAGACAGAAGCATCTCAAGCAACAGTTGCTCAAGCGGCGGCCCAAGAGAAAGCAGTTGAAGCACCACAAATGTCAGCAGCACCTGCAGGTAATGTTGAAGTGATGGTGCCTGACCTGGGTGTAGATAAGGCGGCTGTGGCTGAAATTTTGGTTCAGGTCGGTGATACGGTTGAAAAAGACCAAAGCATCATCGTGGTGGAATCAGACAAGGCGACTGTTGAAGTGCCAAGCACTACAGCCGGCGTGATTAAAGCCATTCATGTGGAACTGGGTCAAAATGTCTCTCAAGGCATTGCACTGGTAACAATTGAAGCTGAAGCGCAAGCAGCTGCTGTACCTGTTGCAGCCAAAGCAGAAGAACCTAAAGCGCCTGCTGCAAAAGCAGCATCGGCACCTGCTGCATCTTCTACTCAAACAGTCGCGACGTCGGATAATGCCGATAAGCTGACCAAAGAGCAGAGTGTGGCTAACTCGAAAGTCTATGCCGGTCCTGCTGTGCGTAAACTGGCACGTGAACTGGGCGTCGTGTTGGCAGATGTCAAAGCATCTGGCCCACATGCGCGCGTCATGAAAGAAGACCTGAAAGCCTATGTCAAAACGCGTCTTACTACGCCACAGGCGGCTCCTGTAGCCGCTGCTGCTCAAGTCGCAGGTCTACCAAAACTGCCAGACTTTAGCGCTTTTGGTGGTGTGGAAGAGAAAGCCTTGACGCGTTTGCAACAAGTGTCTATTCCACAGTTGTCGCTGAATAATTTCATTCCGCAAGTGACCCAGTTTGATGCAGCAGATATTACTGAACTCGAAGCATGGCGTAATGAACTGAAAGGCAACTTCAAGAAAGAAGGCCTGAGCCTGACCATTATGGCATTCATCATCAAAGCAGTTGCGCACTTGTTAAAAGAAGAGCGTGAATTTGCTGGTCACTTGGCCGATGATGGTAAGTCAGTATTGCTACGTAATGAGATCCATATGGGTATCGCGGTCGCAACGCCAGATGGTTTGACCGTGCCTGTGCTGCGTCACCCAGATCAGAAGTCAATTAAACAGATTGCCACTGAGCTAGGAACCTTGGGTCAAAAAGCGCGTGACAAGAAATTGTCGCCGAAAGATCTGCAAGGTGCGAACTTCACTATCACTAGCCTGGGTTCAATCGGCGGTACGGCATTTACGCCATTGGTGAACTGGCCGCAAGTGGCAATTCTGGGGATTTCTCCTGCAACCATGCAACCGGTGTGGAATGGTGAAGGCTTTGATCCACGTTTGATGCTGCCGCTTTCATTGTCCTACGATCACCGTGTGATCAATGGTGCAGATGCTGCTCGTTTCACCAACAAGCTGACCAAGCTGCTCAAAGATATCCGTACTTTATTGATCTAA
- a CDS encoding TMEM165/GDT1 family protein, giving the protein MYEFLLSTAIVALAEMGDKTQLLALLLAARFRKPVPILVAILLATLINHGLSAVLGQWVTTVIGPEVLLWIVSIGFIAMAVWMLIPDELGDENASINKWQKFGVFGATFILFFLAEIGDKTQIATVALAARFDSVFWVMLGTTLGMMLANAPAVFLGDKLANRLPISLIHKIGAAIFLVIGVATLAQHYFF; this is encoded by the coding sequence ATGTATGAATTCCTACTGTCGACTGCAATCGTAGCACTGGCTGAAATGGGTGATAAGACCCAACTGCTGGCATTGCTGCTTGCCGCACGTTTTCGCAAACCTGTTCCTATTTTAGTTGCCATTTTATTGGCAACGCTGATTAACCACGGCCTTTCTGCAGTATTGGGACAATGGGTGACCACGGTGATCGGGCCGGAGGTGCTACTGTGGATCGTCTCGATTGGCTTTATCGCAATGGCTGTCTGGATGCTGATTCCAGATGAACTCGGGGATGAAAATGCCAGTATCAATAAATGGCAAAAATTCGGGGTATTTGGTGCGACCTTTATTCTGTTCTTTCTGGCAGAAATTGGTGACAAAACCCAAATTGCCACAGTTGCACTGGCAGCACGTTTCGATAGCGTGTTCTGGGTCATGCTCGGTACTACTTTGGGCATGATGCTGGCCAATGCACCTGCAGTGTTTTTGGGAGATAAGCTGGCAAACAGATTGCCGATCAGCCTGATTCATAAAATTGGTGCGGCGATTTTCCTGGTAATTGGTGTCGCGACCCTAGCCCAACATTATTTCTTTTAA
- a CDS encoding oxygen-binding di-iron domain-containing protein gives MAFERTTSQVLFDNGTHKCISFTSLVKGEGVQANQFLIIDHERAAVLDPGGDLTYVPLTMELNKYTRLTNLDYVMASHQDPDIITSMPRWLVYTDAKVVASKLWARFLPHLNSAFMSDRMKGNWLDRLVELPDHGQIIPLGQSHIVAVPAHFLHSVGNFQFYDPIAKILFSGDMGASMVEDAAKPLENFAAHIPKMKSFHQRYMCNNKVIRLWVKMVRSMEIEMIVPQHGTPFIGKEQITQFLDWIETLECGTDLMDETVFTCPE, from the coding sequence ATGGCTTTTGAACGCACCACATCGCAGGTTCTGTTTGATAACGGGACACATAAGTGCATCAGTTTTACCAGTCTGGTCAAAGGTGAAGGCGTTCAGGCAAATCAGTTTCTGATCATTGATCATGAGCGCGCAGCAGTACTTGATCCGGGTGGTGATTTAACCTATGTGCCGCTGACCATGGAACTGAATAAATACACCCGTTTGACCAACCTGGATTATGTCATGGCCTCGCACCAGGACCCGGATATCATCACCTCGATGCCGCGCTGGCTAGTGTATACGGACGCCAAAGTGGTGGCATCCAAGCTGTGGGCGCGCTTCTTGCCGCACTTAAACTCGGCCTTTATGAGTGACCGGATGAAAGGTAACTGGTTAGATCGATTGGTGGAGCTTCCGGATCATGGTCAAATCATCCCGTTGGGTCAATCACACATTGTGGCGGTGCCGGCGCATTTTCTGCATTCGGTGGGGAATTTCCAGTTTTATGATCCGATTGCCAAAATCCTGTTTTCAGGTGATATGGGTGCGTCCATGGTTGAAGATGCCGCCAAGCCACTGGAAAACTTTGCCGCGCATATCCCAAAAATGAAAAGCTTCCATCAACGCTATATGTGCAATAACAAGGTGATTCGTCTTTGGGTGAAAATGGTACGCAGCATGGAAATCGAGATGATTGTGCCGCAGCATGGCACACCATTTATCGGCAAAGAGCAGATTACCCAGTTTCTGGACTGGATTGAAACGCTGGAATGCGGCACTGACCTGATGGATGAAACGGTTTTTACCTGTCCTGAATAG
- a CDS encoding YkgJ family cysteine cluster protein, translating to MLSQVPKPDACLSCGACCAYFRVSFYWAEGIHMPEHYTEPVTALYSCMAGTNQKNPRCIALDGTIGQQVSCGMYEQRSSSCKEVQIADEQCNKARVAHNMLPFVQIETDEADNDDSFEYVS from the coding sequence ATGTTGTCTCAAGTTCCAAAACCGGATGCGTGTTTAAGCTGCGGGGCGTGCTGCGCCTATTTCAGGGTTTCGTTCTATTGGGCTGAAGGTATTCATATGCCTGAGCACTATACCGAACCTGTGACAGCACTCTATTCATGTATGGCTGGAACCAATCAAAAAAATCCACGCTGTATCGCACTTGATGGCACCATCGGCCAGCAGGTCAGCTGCGGTATGTATGAGCAGCGAAGTTCATCCTGCAAAGAAGTGCAGATTGCCGATGAGCAATGCAATAAGGCTCGTGTTGCACACAATATGTTGCCCTTTGTCCAGATTGAAACTGATGAAGCCGACAATGATGACAGTTTTGAATACGTCAGCTAA
- the guaB gene encoding IMP dehydrogenase, which translates to MLTIVQDALTFDDVLLLPAYSTVLPKDVSLKTRLTRGINLNIPLVSAAMDTVTESRMAIAMAQNGGIGILHKNMDIAVQAAEVRRVKKFEAGMVKDPITVTPETTVRELIALTQANNISGVPVVKDGKVVGIVTGRDTRFETNLEQPVSNIMTGQDRLVTVREGESKENIQALLQQHRIEKVLVVNDQQELKGLITVTDFRKAELYPNSCKDDLGRLRVGAAVGTGAETPSRVEALVDAGVDVIVVDTAHGHSAGVIERVRWVKANYPQVQVIGGNIATGDAALALLDAGADAVKVGIGPGSICTTRIVAGIGMPQISAIDSVANALKDQIPLIADGGIRFSGDMAKAIGAGASTIMVGSLMAGTEEAPGEVEFFQGRYYKAYRGMGSLGAMAGATGSADRYFQDSKAGAEKLVPEGIEGRVPYKGPMGNIVHQMMGGLRSSMGYTGSATIEDLRQNAKFVKITSAGMSESHVHDVTITKEAPNYRVG; encoded by the coding sequence ATGTTGACCATCGTTCAAGACGCGTTAACCTTCGATGATGTCCTATTACTCCCTGCCTATTCTACTGTTCTTCCAAAAGATGTCTCCCTAAAGACACGTTTAACTCGTGGCATTAACCTGAATATTCCTCTTGTGTCTGCAGCAATGGATACGGTGACTGAGTCCCGTATGGCGATTGCAATGGCGCAAAATGGCGGTATCGGTATTTTGCACAAGAACATGGATATCGCTGTTCAGGCTGCAGAAGTGCGCCGTGTGAAAAAATTCGAAGCGGGTATGGTCAAAGACCCGATTACAGTGACTCCTGAAACCACAGTACGTGAACTGATTGCGCTGACTCAAGCCAACAATATCAGTGGTGTGCCCGTTGTGAAAGACGGCAAAGTGGTGGGTATCGTGACCGGTCGTGATACACGCTTTGAAACCAATCTTGAGCAGCCAGTCAGCAATATCATGACTGGTCAGGATCGTCTGGTGACGGTTCGTGAAGGCGAATCGAAAGAAAACATTCAAGCCTTATTGCAACAGCATCGTATTGAAAAAGTACTGGTGGTCAATGATCAGCAAGAGCTGAAAGGCTTGATTACGGTAACCGATTTCCGTAAAGCTGAATTGTATCCAAACAGCTGTAAAGATGATCTGGGTCGTCTGCGTGTTGGTGCTGCTGTCGGTACCGGTGCAGAAACGCCAAGTCGCGTAGAAGCCTTGGTTGATGCAGGTGTAGATGTGATTGTAGTCGATACTGCACACGGTCATTCTGCGGGTGTGATCGAGCGTGTACGTTGGGTGAAAGCCAACTATCCACAAGTTCAGGTGATTGGCGGTAACATCGCAACAGGTGATGCTGCGCTAGCGTTGCTTGATGCGGGTGCGGATGCCGTTAAAGTTGGTATTGGTCCTGGTTCAATCTGTACCACGCGTATTGTGGCGGGTATTGGTATGCCACAGATCTCCGCAATTGATTCTGTTGCCAATGCGCTGAAAGATCAGATTCCTTTGATCGCGGATGGCGGTATTCGTTTCTCTGGCGATATGGCTAAAGCGATTGGTGCGGGCGCAAGCACGATTATGGTTGGTTCATTGATGGCCGGTACTGAAGAAGCACCAGGCGAAGTTGAATTCTTCCAGGGCCGTTACTACAAAGCTTATCGTGGTATGGGTTCATTGGGCGCGATGGCGGGTGCAACAGGTTCTGCTGACCGTTACTTCCAGGACTCCAAGGCTGGGGCCGAAAAACTGGTTCCTGAAGGTATTGAAGGTCGTGTACCGTACAAAGGCCCAATGGGTAATATCGTACATCAGATGATGGGCGGCCTACGTTCTTCGATGGGTTATACCGGTTCTGCGACGATTGAAGATCTGCGTCAGAATGCCAAGTTTGTGAAAATCACTTCTGCCGGTATGTCGGAATCGCATGTGCATGATGTGACCATTACCAAAGAAGCACCAAACTATCGCGTGGGTTAA
- the glmM gene encoding phosphoglucosamine mutase, with translation MSYFGTDGIRGKFGELPITPEFALKLGFAAGKVLKRHSKKSKPLVVLGKDTRLSGYILEAALQAGLNAAGVYVHLLGPLPTPAIAHLTRALHASLGIVISASHNPYFDNGIKFFSAEGKKLPDALQDEINQELEKDFVIEDTANLGKSIRVKDANGRYIEFCKSTFPYHLDLNELTIVVDCANGAAYNVGPAVFRELGARVIAIHNEPSGLNINEGCGSTHPESLQQAVIQHQADLGIAFDGDADRVVLVDKAGNLIDGDHILYILATQSSKKPAGIVGTLMSNMALELALEKAQVPLLRAKVGDRYVLQGLEENGWVIGGEPSGHILTLDKSTTGDAIIAALQVLTVMVEQKKALHELVADFKLLPNVLVNVRLNAMFDPYSVPALAAEFEKAEQQLKGRGRLLIRKSGTEPVIRVMVEGDDLAEVTTLANSLADAVRANAA, from the coding sequence ATGAGTTATTTTGGTACGGATGGTATTCGTGGAAAGTTTGGCGAATTGCCGATTACCCCTGAGTTTGCCCTGAAACTGGGATTTGCGGCTGGTAAAGTTTTAAAACGTCATAGTAAAAAATCCAAACCATTGGTGGTTCTGGGTAAAGATACCCGTTTGTCTGGCTATATCCTGGAAGCAGCCTTGCAGGCAGGTTTAAATGCCGCTGGCGTTTATGTTCATCTTTTAGGTCCACTACCGACACCGGCGATTGCTCACTTGACCCGTGCCTTACATGCCAGCTTGGGTATTGTCATTTCCGCTTCGCATAACCCGTATTTTGATAACGGCATTAAGTTCTTCTCTGCGGAAGGTAAAAAATTGCCAGATGCTTTACAAGACGAAATTAATCAGGAACTTGAAAAAGATTTTGTGATTGAAGATACGGCGAATCTGGGTAAAAGTATCCGGGTTAAAGATGCCAACGGTCGCTATATTGAATTCTGTAAATCGACGTTCCCGTATCATCTGGATCTGAATGAACTCACCATTGTGGTGGATTGTGCCAATGGTGCAGCCTATAACGTGGGACCTGCAGTGTTCCGTGAACTGGGCGCACGTGTAATTGCGATTCACAATGAGCCGAGCGGTTTAAATATTAATGAGGGCTGTGGTTCAACGCATCCGGAAAGCTTGCAACAAGCCGTGATTCAACATCAAGCGGATTTGGGTATTGCCTTTGATGGGGATGCTGACCGTGTGGTTCTCGTAGATAAAGCCGGTAATCTGATTGATGGCGACCATATTCTTTATATTCTTGCGACTCAAAGCTCGAAAAAACCGGCAGGTATCGTCGGTACCTTAATGAGCAATATGGCGCTGGAACTGGCGCTGGAAAAAGCACAAGTGCCGTTATTACGTGCCAAAGTCGGCGACCGTTATGTATTGCAAGGTCTGGAAGAAAATGGCTGGGTAATTGGCGGTGAGCCTTCTGGTCATATTCTGACTTTAGACAAGAGCACCACAGGCGACGCCATTATTGCAGCCCTGCAAGTTTTAACCGTGATGGTTGAGCAGAAAAAAGCTCTGCATGAACTTGTGGCTGACTTTAAACTGTTGCCCAATGTCTTGGTCAATGTACGTTTAAATGCCATGTTTGATCCTTATTCAGTGCCTGCACTGGCAGCTGAATTTGAAAAAGCCGAACAGCAGCTTAAAGGTCGTGGCCGTTTATTGATTCGTAAATCTGGCACAGAACCTGTCATTCGTGTGATGGTCGAAGGCGATGATCTGGCTGAAGTCACCACACTTGCAAACAGCCTGGCAGATGCTGTGCGTGCCAATGCCGCTTAA